Proteins found in one Pocillopora verrucosa isolate sample1 chromosome 12, ASM3666991v2, whole genome shotgun sequence genomic segment:
- the LOC131785380 gene encoding transient receptor potential cation channel subfamily V member 4-like: MLIKTKWNSYGFVFLCLQAAFYVIFLLFLSYSLIHGSTRTDPTQYRGVTDFLRGFSEVVTLAMAVFYICEEFNQMRVDGSTYFTDWMTLFDWLGLLLILCIIPLRYTHSKLQWRVASLAFLFNFLRIFKFSCVTRTTGLYTKTLAKIILHDVTKSMTVFVVIFLSFCGAKALSLRYSTEDHHFRCVLISPS; encoded by the exons atgttgattaaaacaaaatggaacagTTATGGATTTGTATTTCTCTG CCTTCAAGCGGCATTCTATGTCATCTTCTTGCTCTTCTTGTCGTATTCTCTGATACATGGCTCAACAAGAACGGATCCAACTCAGTACAGGGGTGTGACGGATTTCTTGCGTGGATTTTCTGAGGTTGTCACTCTTGCTATGGCTGTCTTTTATATCTGTGAGGAATTCAATCAGATGAGAGT AGATGGGAGCACGTACTTCACAGATTGGATGACCCTGTTTGACTGGTTAGGCCTGCTGCTGATCCTGTGCATAATACCTTTACGGTACACTCACAGCAAGTTACAGTGGAGGGTGGCTTCCTTAGCCTTCCTTTTCAACTTCTTGAGGATATTTAAGTTTTCCTGCGTGACAAG GACTACAGGGTTATACACTAAAACCTTGGCGAAAATCATTTTACACGATGTCACCAAATCTATGACTGTTTTCGTTGTCATCTTCCTCTCCTTCTGTGGTGCAAAAGCTTTATCTCTCCGTTACTCCACTGAAGACCACCACTTTAGGTGTGTATTGATCTCTCCTTCATGA